Proteins encoded by one window of Herpetosiphonaceae bacterium:
- a CDS encoding carboxypeptidase regulatory-like domain-containing protein yields MVRVLIMLLSILSLPGTAEAGRGDLTIVVRDRDGERLPGVVVALIHDTDDGRVLIGETRTDAQGQIHYPALPWGLYIVQFRGTALDGRSILPPDQQNLGLLDDGSGVGGGFGVRFAEVARTELFVLATVPGEAHAVPMFDDAPHAQATPEPIDPLLVTGSPDPVPAPSHAPLSPAARRDGEVAVFLVLAGGCLVTIGLGVWRSHQARKEAR; encoded by the coding sequence ATGGTTCGTGTGCTGATCATGCTGCTCTCCATCCTGTCGCTTCCGGGCACCGCCGAGGCCGGGCGCGGCGACCTCACGATCGTCGTGCGCGACCGGGACGGGGAGCGCCTGCCCGGTGTCGTAGTCGCGCTGATTCACGACACCGACGACGGGCGGGTGCTCATTGGAGAGACACGCACCGACGCGCAGGGGCAGATCCACTACCCCGCTCTGCCGTGGGGCCTGTATATCGTGCAGTTCCGGGGGACCGCGCTCGATGGACGATCCATCCTACCTCCCGATCAGCAGAACCTCGGCCTGCTCGACGATGGCAGCGGCGTGGGCGGCGGCTTTGGCGTGCGCTTTGCCGAGGTCGCGCGCACCGAGCTGTTCGTGCTTGCCACGGTGCCGGGTGAGGCGCACGCGGTGCCGATGTTCGACGACGCCCCCCACGCGCAGGCCACCCCGGAGCCGATCGACCCGCTGCTGGTGACAGGCAGCCCTGACCCGGTGCCCGCGCCCTCACACGCACCTCTATCCCCGGCTGCGCGGCGCGACGGCGAGGTGGCGGTCTTCCTGGTGCTTGCGGGCGGCTGCCTGGTCACGATCGGCCTGGGAGTGTGGCGCTCCCATCAGGCCCGGAAGGAGGCGCGCTAA